The Streptomyces sp. NBC_00454 DNA segment GCTACGGATGGCCGTCCACCCACTCGGCCCACACCTCCAAAACGGAAGCGAGACTTCACCACCGTGACTGCTCTGACTCTCAGCACTGCCGGACCGGCGACGCTGCGTGCCGACGCCCTCGTCGTCGGCGTAGCGAAGGGCCCCAAGGGCCTCGTCGTCGCCGCGGGCGCCGAGGCCGTGGACAAGGCCTACGACGGAAAGCTCGCCGCCGTGCTCGACGCGCTCGGTGCCTCGGGCGCCGAAGGCGAGACCACCAAGCTGCCGGCTCCCGACGGCCTGAAGGTCCCGGTCGTGCTGGCGGTCGGGCTGGGCTCCGTCCCCGAGACGGACGAGTCGTACGACGAGGAAGTGCTGCGCCGCGCCGCCGGCGCCGCCGCCCGCGCGCTGCACGGCTCCAAGAAGGCCGCCTTCGCCCTCCCCCTCGACGACGCCTCCGCCGTCACGGCCGTGGCCGAGGGCGCGCTGCTGGGCGCGTACGCCTTCACCGCCTACCAGGGCGGCGAGAAGAAGGCCGCCGGCGCCAAGAACGGCGGCCCGAAGCTGCCGCTCGCCGAGGTGGCCCTGCTCGGCGCCAAGCCGCGCGACAAGGAGCACAAGGCCGCGGCCGAGCGCGCCACGATCGTCGCGACCGAGGTCAACATCACCCGCGACCTGGTCAACACCCCGCCGAACGACCTGACCCCCGAGGCCTTCGCCGCGGTCGCCTCCGCGACCGCCAAGGAGAACGGCATCAAGGTCCAGGTCCTGGACGAGAAGGCGCTGATCAAGGGCGGCTACGGCGGCATCATGGGCGTCGGCAAGGGCTCCGAGAACCCGCCGCGCCTGGTGAAGCTCTCCTACACCCACCCCAAGGCGGAGAAGACCCTCGCCTTCGTCGGCAAGGGCATCACCTACGACTCCGGCGGCATCTCCCTGAAGCCGGCCGGCCACAACGAGACGATGAAGTGCGACATGGCCGGCGCCGCCGCCGTCTTCGCCTCCGTCGTCGCGGCCGCCAAGCTCGGCCTCCAGGTCAACGTCACCGGCTGGCTCGCGCTCGCCGAGAACATGCCCTCCGGCTCCGCCACCAAGCCCGGCGACGTGCTGCGCATGTACACCGGCAAGACCGTCGAGGTCCTCAACACCGACGCCGAGGGCCGTCTGGTCCTCGGTGACGCGCTGGCCAAGGCCTCCGAGGAGAACCCGGACGCGATCGTCGACGTGGCGACCCTGACCGGTGCCATGGTGCTGGCCCTGGGCGACCGCACCTTCGCGGTCATGTCCAACGACGACGCCTTCCGCACCGCGGTCCACGAGATCGCCGAAGAGGTCGGCGAGGCCTCCTGGCCGATGCCGCTCCCGGCGGACCTGCGCAAGACCATGGACTCCCCCACCGCCGACATCGCCAACATGGGTGTCCGGATGGGCGGCGGCCTGATCGCCGGCCTCTTCCTCCAGGAGTTCGTCGGCGAGGGCATCACCTGGGCCCACCTCGACATCGCGGGTCCCGCCTTCCACGAGGGCGCCCCGTACGGCTACACCCCCAAGGGCGGCACCGGCTCGGCCGTGCGCACCCTGGTGCGGCTGGCCGAGCGCACCGCCACCGGCGACCTGGGCTGAGGCCCTGACGCCCACCGGCCGGTAACCGCCACCCAGCGGGCGGCAACCCTCCGGTCACCGTGCGGGCCCCGGACCTGGTCGGTTTTCCCGATCAGGACCGGGGCCTGTTCACTCTCAACGAAATCCGTAGGTTTCTACGCCGTGGTAACCCCCGGTTCGGACAGATCGACCGTCCACAGGGCGGGCCCGCCGTCCCGCGTTCCCCCGACAAATGCGAAGATGGGTTCTCGGCAGGACAGGGCCCCCACCACAGGGCCGAAGAAACAAGCGGCCGTATACCAGCCGCCGCCCGGTCACAGAGGACCGGTGCTCGGCGCACATGCATGGAGGACGTGACGTGGCGAACGACGCCAGCACCGTTTTCGACCTAGTGATCCTCGGCGGTGGCAGTGGCGGTTACGCCGCAGCGCTGCGCGCATCCCAGCTGGGTCTGGACGTTGCCCTGATCGAGAAGAACAAGCTCGGCGGCACCTGCCTGCACAACGGCTGCATCCCCACGAAGGCTCTGCTGCACGCGGGCGAGGTCGCCGACTCGGCTCGTGAAGCCGCCCAGTTCGGTGTCAAGACCACCTTCGAGGGTATCGACATCGCGGGTGTCAACAAGTACAAGGACGAGGTCATCTCGGGCCTGTACAAGGGCCTGCAGGGCCTGGTCGCCTCTCGCAAGGTGACGTACATCGAGGGTGAGGGCCGCCTCTCCTCGCCGACGTCCGTCGACGTGAACGGCCAGCGCATCCAGGGCCGCCACGTCCTGCTGGCGACCGGCTCCGTGCCGAAGTCGCTGCCGGGCCTGAACATCGACGGCAACCGGATCCTCTCCTCGGACCACGCGCTGGTCCTGGACCGCGTGCCCGAGTCCGCGATCATCCTGGGCGGCGGCGTCATCGGCGTCGAGTTCGCCTCGGCGTGGAAGTCCTTCGGTTCCGAGGTCACCGTCATCGAGGGCCTCAAGCACCTCGTGCCGGTCGAGGACGAGAACAGCTCGAAGCTTCTTGAGCGCGCGTTCCGCAAGCGCGGCATCAAGTTCAACCTCGGCACCTTCTTCGACAAGGCCGAGTACACCGAGAACGGCGTACGGGTCACCCTCGCCGACGGCAAGACCTTCGAAGCCGAGGTGCTGCTGGTCGCCATCGGCCGCGGCCCGGTCTCGCAGGGTCTGGGCTACGAGGAGCAGGGCGTCGCGATGGACCGCGGCTACGTCCTGGTCGACGAGTACATGCAGACCAACGTGGCGACCATCTCGGCGGTCGGCGACCTCGTCCCGACCCTCCAGCTCGCGCACGTCGGCTTCGCCGAGGGCATCCTGGTCGCGGAGCGTCTGGCCGGTCTCAAGACCGTCCCGATCGACTACGACGGTGTCCCGCGCGTCACGTACTGCCACCCCGAGGTCGCTTCCGTGGGCATCACCGAGGCCAAGGCCAAGGAGATCTACGGTGCGGACAAGGTCATCGCCGCGAAGTTCAACCTCGCGGGCAACGGCAAGAGCAAGATCCTGAAGACCGCGGGCGAGATCAAGCTCGTCCAGGTCAAGGATGGCGCAGTGGTCGGCATCCACATGGTGGGCGACCGCATGGGCGAGCAGGTCGGCGAAGCCCAGCTGATCTACAACTGGGAAGCCCTGCCGGCCGAGGTCGCGCAGCTGATCCACGCGCACCCGACCCAGAACGAGGCCCTCGGTGAGGCGCACCTCGCGCTGGCCGGCAAGCCGCTGCACAACCACGACTAATCGTCACGGGCGCGACGACCACTTCCGCACATTCGTTAGGAGCAACTGAAACCATGTCGGTTTCCGTAACCCTTCCGGCGCTCGGAGAGAGCGTTACTGAGGGCACTGTCACCCGCTGGCTGAAGGCCGAGGGCGAGCGCGTCGAGGCCGACGAGCCGCTGCTCGAGGTCTCGACCGACAAGGTCGACACCGAGATCCCGTCCCCCGTGTCGGGCATCCTGGCCTCCATCAAGGTCGCCGAGGACGAGACCGTCGAGGTCGGCGCCGAGCTGGCCATCATCGACGACGGCTCGGGCGCGCCGGTCGCGGCTGCCGCCCCGGCCGCCGCCGTCGCCGAGACGGTCGTCGCCGAGGCTCCGGCCGCGCCGGCTCCGGTCGCCGAGGCCCCCGCGGCCGCGGCTCCCGCCGCCGCTCCGGCCGCCGCCGGTACCGATGTCGTACTCCCCGCCCTGGGCGAGTCCGTCACCGAGGGCACCGTCACCCGCTGGCTGAAGCAGGTCGGCGAGTCCGTCGAGGCCGACGAGCCGCTGCTCGAGGTCTCGACCGACAAGGTCGACACCGAGATCCCCGCCCCGGTCGCCGGCGTCCTGCTGGAGATCCTGGTCGCCGAGGACGAGAACGCCGAGGTCGGCGCGCGTCTGGCCGTCATCGGCGTGGCCGGTGCCGCCCCCGTGGCCGCCCCGGTCGCCGCCGCTCCGGCTCCGGTCGTGGCTGCCGCTCCGGTCGCCGCCCCGGCTCCGGTCGTGGCCGCCCCCGCGGTCGCCGCCCCGGTGGCTGCCCCGGTCGCCGCTCCGGCTCCCGTGGCCGCTCCGGCTCCGGTCGCCCCCGTGGCCCCGGCCGCCCCCGCCGCCGCGGTTTCCGCCGGTGACGAGGGTGCGTACGTGACCCCGCTGGTGCGCAAGCTCGCCTCGGAGTCCGGCGTCAACCTGTCCGCGGTTTCCGGCACCGGTGTCGGTGGCCGCATCCGCAAGCAGGACGTCCTGGCCGCCGCCGAGGCCGCCAAGGCCGCCGCTGCCGCCGCTGTGACTGCCGGGGGCCATGCTGCTGCCGCTCCCGCCGCCAAGGCTCCGGCCGCCGCGGTGTCCGAGCTGCGCGGTCAGACCGTCAAGATGACCCGCATGCGCAAGGTCATCGGCGACAACATGATGAAGGCCCTGCACTCGCAGGCTCAGCTCAGCTCCGTGGTCGAGGTGGACATCACCAAGATCATGAAGCTGCGCGAGAAGGCCAAGGCCTCCTTCCTGGCCCGCGAGGGCGTCAAGCTCTCGCCGATGCCGTTCTTCGTCAAGGCCGCTGCCCAGGCGCTGAAGGCCCACGCGGTCGTCAACGCCCGGATCAACGACGACGAGGGCACCATCACCTACTTCGACTCGGAGAACATCGGCATCGCCGTCGACTCCGAGAAGGGCCTGATGACCCCGGTCATCAAGGGTGCGGGCGACCTCAACCTGGCGGGCATCTCCAAGGCCACCGCCGATCTGGCCGGCAAGGTCCGCGGCAACAAGATCACGCCGGACGAGCTGTCGGGCGCGACCTTCACCATCAGCAACACCGGCTCGCGCGGTGCGCTGTTCGACACGGTCATCGTGCCCCCGAACCAGGCCGCCATCCTGGGCATCGGTGCCACGGTGAAGCGTCCGGTGGTCATCGAGACCGCCGAGGGCACCGTCATCGGCGTCCGCGACATGACGTACCTGACCCTGTCCTACGACCACCGCCTGGTGGACGGCGCGGACGCGGCCCGGTACCTCTCGGCCGTCAAGGCGATCCTCGAGGCCGGCGAGTTCGAGGTCGAGCTCGGTCTGTAAGGCTCACCGCGACAGCAGCTGTCGTGCACGGCGCCCCCGCCCGGGATTCACCTCCCGGGCGGGGGCGCCGTCGTCATACCGGGAAGGGCCTCTGCGGGCCCTTCCCGGGCCGCCTGTAACCAGCCTCACCCTGCGCCCCTGACCAGGAACGCAACGCGGCGAGCGGCGCCGCCGTATTGTCTACGCATCAGGCACCGCATGCCCCTGCACACCCATCAGGAGATGAAGCCCCGATGATCACCCCACCCGTCGTGCACTCGCTGCGCGAGCAGATCCGCGAGCACATCGTGGAGGGGATCGTCAGCGGGCGCTGGAAGCCCGGCGAGCGGATCGTGGAGCGCCGGATCGCCGTGGAGCTGGAGGTCAGCCAGACGCCCGTGCGCGAGGCCCTGCGCGAGCTGGAGACGCTGCGGCTGATCGAGTCGGCGCCGAACAAGGGCGTGCGCGTACGGAACCTGTCGGCGGCGGACCTGGAGGAGATCTACCCGGTCCGGGCGGGCCTGGAGCAGATCGCGGCCGAGCTGGCCGCGCCCCGGCTGGCGGCCGACTGCACGGCCCTGGAGCCGCACGTGGCGGCCCTGTGGGAGGCCGACCGCAGCGCGGACGGCACGGCGCAGGTGCGGCACACGGTGGGCTTCCACCGGGAGATGGTCCGGGCGGCCGGGAACAGCGTGCTGCTGCACACCTGGGAGTCCCTGGGCATCGAGGTCTTCACGGCCCTGTCCATCCGGTGGCTGGGCACAGTCCAGAAGTCCTACGCCGAGGAGCACGAAGCCCTCGTAGAGGCCTTCCGGAACCAGGATCCGGAGATCGGTCTGCTCGTGAAGCGGCATGTCCTCGGGTGTGCGCCCCGGGCTTGATCCCGCTCCCCTGGCCACCCCCCTATGGCTGATACCCCCCTATTTGCAGGTCGGTTTGTACCGTTTTACCCGGCACCGGGTGCCTTGTTTCATGGCACCCGGTGCCGACTTTTGTCATATGGACATTTCTTCGCCACTTTCATTTGATCGATCATCGATCAGCGCCTTACAGTCATCGCGGACCCCACCCGGGTCCAACGACCCTGTCCTGCCCGTCAGGGATTTCTTCACCACCTCTCCTTTGTCCGGAAGGCGGCGCACACCGATGTCCGACCCCGTAGGAAAGCTTCCGAGCGAGCTCGACCAGCTCCCGGACCGCGACACCGAGGAGACCGCCGAATGGGCGGCCTCCCTCGACGCAGTCGCCAAGGCCGCCGGTACGCGCCGCGCCGAATACCTGCTCCGTCGCACCCTCCAGCACGCCGAGGCCGCCGGCCTCGCGCTGCCGAAGCTGCTCGAGACGGACTACGTCAACACCATCCCCACCGCCTCCGAGCCGGAGTTCCCCGGTGACGAGGCGATGGAAGCCAGGATCACCGCATGGAACCGCTGGAACGCGGCCGCCATGGTGACCCGCGGCTCCAAGTACGGCGTCGGCGGCCACATCGCCACCTTCGCCTCGGCCGCGTGGCTGTACGAGACCGGCTTCCAGCACTTCTTCCGCGGGAAGGAGGCCGACGGATCGGGCGACCAGCTCTACATCCAGGGCCACGCCTCCCCCGGCATCTACGCCCGCGCGTTCCTCGACGGACGCGTCTCCGAGCAGCAGCTCGACCACTTCCGCCAGGAAGCCGGCGGCCAGGGCCTGCCGTCCTACCCGCACCCGCGGCGCCTGCCGTGGCTGTGGGAGTTCCCGACGGTGTCCATGGGCCTCGGCCCGCTCTCGGCGATCTACCAGGCGCGGTTCAACCGCTACCTGCACAACCGGAGCATCAAGGACACCGCCAACTCGCACGTCTGGGCCTTCCTGGGCGACGGCGAGATGGACGAGCCCGAGTCGACCGCCGCCCTGGCCCTCGCCTCCCGCGAGCAGCTCGACAACCTGACCTTCGTCATCAACTGCAACCTGCAGCGCCTCGACGGTCCGGTCCGCGCCAACTTCCGCGTGGTGCAGGAGCTGGAAGCCCAGTTCCGCGGCGCCGGCTGGAACGTCATCAAGTCGCTGTGGGGCTCCGCCTGGGACGAGCTGTTCCAGCTCGACACCACGGGCGCCCTGGTACGCCGCCTGCGCGAGGTACCCGACGCGCAGTTCCAGACGTACGCGACCCGCGACGTGGCCTACATCCGCCAGCACTTCTTCGGCGTCAACGCCGAGCTCGTGCAGCTGGCGGGCGTGCTCTCCGACGCGAAGATCGCCGAGTGCTTCCACACCTCCCGCGGCGGCCACGAGCCCCGCAAGGTGTACGCCGCGTACAAGGCCGCCCTGGAGCACAAGGGTGCGCCGACGGTCATCCTCGCGCAGACCGTCAAGGGCTACACGCTGGGTGCCGGGTTCGAGTCGAAGAACGCGAACCACCAGATGAAGAAGCTGACGATCGACGAGTTCAAGGACATGCGTGACCTCCTTGGCCTCCCGATCCCGGACAGCGCCTTCGCCGACGGCCAGGTCCCGTACGGCCACCCGGGCGCGAACAGCCCCGAGGTGCAGTACCTGAACGAGCGCCGCGCGGCGCTCGGCGGCCCGGCCCCGGCCCGCAAGGTCAAGCACGTGGCCCTGCCCGCTCCGGCGGACCGTTCCTTCGCCCCGCTGCTCAAGGGCTCCGGCAAGCAGGAGATGGCCACCACCATGGCCTTCGTCCGGCTCGTCAAGGACCTGATGCGGGACAAGGAGACCGGCAAGCGCTGGGTTCCGATCGTCCCGGACGAGGCCCGTACCTTCGGTATGGAGTCCCTCTTCCCGTCGGCCGGCATCTACTCGCCGCTGGGCCAGACGTACGAGCCGGTCGACCGCGACCAGCTCATGTACTACAAGGAAGCCAAGGACGGCCAGATCCTCAACGAGGGGATCACCGAGGCCGGCGCCATGGCCGACTTCATCGCCGCCTGCACGTCGTACGCGACGCACGGCGAGCCGATGATCCCCTTCTACATCTTCTACTCGATGTTCGGCTGGCAGCGCACCGCCGACCAGATGTGGCAGCTCGCCGACCAGCTCGGCAAGGGCTTCATCGTCGGCGCCACCGCCGGCCGCACCACCCTGACGGGTGAGGGCCTGCAGCACGCGGACGGCCACTCGCACCTGATCGCGTCCACGAACCCGGCGTCGCTCAACTACGACCCGGCCTTCGCGTACGAGATCGCGGTGATCGTCAAGGACGGTCTGCGCCGGATGTACGGCGAGAAGCCGGAAGACGTCTTCTACTACCTGACGGTCTACAACGAGCCGAAGGTCCAGCCGGCCATGCCGGAGGGCGTGGAAGAGGGCATCCTCAAGGGCCTCTACCGCTTCAACACGGCGGCGGACCTCGCGGAGGCGGCCCCGGCCGCCGATGCCCCGAAGATCCAGCTGATGGCCTCCGGTACGGCGATCCACTGGGTCCTCGACGCCCAGAAGCTGCTCGCCGCCGACTGGAACGTGGCCGCCGACGTCTGGTCCGCCACCTCCTGGGGCGAGCTGCGCCGCGACGCGCTGGACTGCGACGAGGCCCTGCTGCGCGGGGAGATGCGTACCCCGTACGTCACCCGCGCGCTGGAGGGTGTCACCAGCCCGGTGCTCGCCGTCTCCGACTGGATGCGTCAGGTCCCGGACCAGATCAGCCAGTGGGTCGAGCAGGACTACACCTCGCTGGGTACGGACGGCTTCGGTCTGTCCGACACCCGTGAGGGCGCCCGCCGCCACTTCGGTGTCGACGCCCAGTCGATCGTGGTGGCCGCGCTGGCCCAGCTCGCCCGCCGCGGCGAGGTACCGGCGTCCTCCATCAAGGAAGCCCGGGAGCGCTACGGCCTGTAAGGCGCGAGCGATCCGACCGTGAGGCGGTCCGCCCCCGTGGGGGCGGGCCGCCTCACGGCGTTGCGGGCCGCGCCCCGGACCCGTACTCCTGGAGGGAGACCGCCCGGTCGTCGGCGAGCAGCTCCCCGAGGCGCGCGAGGTGGTCCGCGGCCATCCGGCGGCGGTCCTCGACCGCGGCGAGGCCGGCGCGGATCTCGGCCGCCTCGGCCCGGGCCTCGTCGACCAGTGCGGCCGCCCGGTGCTCCAGCTCGGCGGCCTTGGCCACCGCCTCTGCGAGCAGTCCCTCCGTCTTCCTGACCGCCTCCCGGCGCACCGTCGCGGCCACGACGCGGGCCTCGTCCATCAGCGCCACCGCCTGCCGGCCCTCGTCGGACCAGCTGAAGTGCTGCTTGCCCGCGATGCCCGGGATGTGCCGGAGTTCGCGGAGCACCCCGGCGGCACTCTTGGGCCGGTCCTCGGGGGACTTGCTCAGGAGCGCGGCGATCAGGGTGTCCAGCTCCTCGGGCAGGCCGCGCACCTGCGGGGCGAGGGCGGCGGGGGTCTCGGAGATCTGGCGGTGCAGGACGGCCAGCGGGCTGTCGGCCCGGAACGGGGGCTCCCCGGCCAGGCCGTGGTACATGAGGCAGCCCAGGGAATAGAGGTCGCTGCGCTGGTCGATGCCGGGCTCGCCGCGGGCCTGCTCGGGGGACATGTACTCGGGGGTGCCCAGGGTCGCGCCGGTGACCGTGCGTCCCGCGCGGTAGAGGGTCTCGCCCAGGAACTTGGCGATGCCGAAGTCGAGGACCTTGATGACACCGTCGGCGGTGAGGATCACGTTGGACGGTTTGATGTCGCGGTGGACCACGCCCCGCTCGTGTGCGGCGGCCAGTGCGGCGGCTACCTGTCCGGCCCAGTCGACGAGCACGTACCAGGGGACGCGGCCCGATTCCCGGAAGGCCTCCTGGAGGGTACGGCCGTCGAGGCGTTCCATGACCATGTAGAGGATGCGGCGGCCGCCGATCTCGGTCTCCCCGCAGTCGTGGACGGTCACGGTGTGCCGGTGGGGGAGGTTGCCGGCCGAGCGGATCTCGGCGAGGAAGCGGCTCTCGATCTCCTCGGCGTCCATGCCGGACAGCACGGGGACCGCGGAGACCAGTTTGGCGGCGACCCATCGCCGCATCCGCTCGTCCCAGGCGCTCCACACCTCGCCCATGCCCCCGCCGCCGAGGCGGTCCTCCAGCCGGTACCGGCCCTCCAGCATTTCCCCCCGCATCCGGGTCCTCCCCCGACTCGACGCCCGCGGTCCGGATCCGAGTATGGGGCCGTGCGGGGGGTGGCCACCGGCCTTTGGCCGTATGAGCGGTGGCGGCGCGGGGGTGGACCCGTGATGCTGGAGCGGTGATGGACGAGACGGAGTTCTGGGAGATCGTCGACCGTACCCGCGAGGCCGCCGAGGGCGACCCCGAGGAACACGCCGAGCTGCTCGTGGAGCGGCTGGCGCAGCTCGATCCGGACTCCGTGCTGGACTTCGCCCGGCACTTCGAGTCGCGGTACAACCGGGCGTACACCTGGGACCTGTGGGGCGCCGCGTGGGTGCTGCTCGACGGGGCGAGCGACGACGCGTTCGACTACTTCCGGTGCTGGCTGATCGGCCAGGGCCGGGAGGTCTTCGAGGGCGGGGTGCACGACCCCGACCATCTGGCGGAGCTCCTCGGCGAGTTCGACGAGGAGATCGACGGGGACGGCGAGGAGCTGGGGTACGCGGCCGACGAGGCCTACGAGCAGCTCACCGGGGCGGTCGCACCCGATCTGGGCATCCCCCTGCAGGCGGCGGAGCCGGAGGGCGCTGCGCTGGACTTCGAGAACGAAGCCGTGCTCGCGGAGCGCTTCCCCCGGCTGTGGGACCGTTTCAGGGGCTGAGGCCCCCGCGTCGCGTCAGTAGTGCGTGCCGCCGTCGATACGGATCTCCGTGCCGGTGATGAACGCACCGTCCTCGGAGCCCAGCATCGCGACGACGCCGGCCACCGTCTGCGGGCCGGCGAAGCCCTGGCCGAGGGCCGGGGCGAGCTTGGCGAACAGGCTCCAGTCGGTGTCCTCGGGCAGGCCGGGGCCGTTGCCGGTGGTCATGCCGCTCTCGATGG contains these protein-coding regions:
- the sucB gene encoding 2-oxoglutarate dehydrogenase, E2 component, dihydrolipoamide succinyltransferase yields the protein MSVSVTLPALGESVTEGTVTRWLKAEGERVEADEPLLEVSTDKVDTEIPSPVSGILASIKVAEDETVEVGAELAIIDDGSGAPVAAAAPAAAVAETVVAEAPAAPAPVAEAPAAAAPAAAPAAAGTDVVLPALGESVTEGTVTRWLKQVGESVEADEPLLEVSTDKVDTEIPAPVAGVLLEILVAEDENAEVGARLAVIGVAGAAPVAAPVAAAPAPVVAAAPVAAPAPVVAAPAVAAPVAAPVAAPAPVAAPAPVAPVAPAAPAAAVSAGDEGAYVTPLVRKLASESGVNLSAVSGTGVGGRIRKQDVLAAAEAAKAAAAAAVTAGGHAAAAPAAKAPAAAVSELRGQTVKMTRMRKVIGDNMMKALHSQAQLSSVVEVDITKIMKLREKAKASFLAREGVKLSPMPFFVKAAAQALKAHAVVNARINDDEGTITYFDSENIGIAVDSEKGLMTPVIKGAGDLNLAGISKATADLAGKVRGNKITPDELSGATFTISNTGSRGALFDTVIVPPNQAAILGIGATVKRPVVIETAEGTVIGVRDMTYLTLSYDHRLVDGADAARYLSAVKAILEAGEFEVELGL
- the lpdA gene encoding dihydrolipoyl dehydrogenase, translating into MANDASTVFDLVILGGGSGGYAAALRASQLGLDVALIEKNKLGGTCLHNGCIPTKALLHAGEVADSAREAAQFGVKTTFEGIDIAGVNKYKDEVISGLYKGLQGLVASRKVTYIEGEGRLSSPTSVDVNGQRIQGRHVLLATGSVPKSLPGLNIDGNRILSSDHALVLDRVPESAIILGGGVIGVEFASAWKSFGSEVTVIEGLKHLVPVEDENSSKLLERAFRKRGIKFNLGTFFDKAEYTENGVRVTLADGKTFEAEVLLVAIGRGPVSQGLGYEEQGVAMDRGYVLVDEYMQTNVATISAVGDLVPTLQLAHVGFAEGILVAERLAGLKTVPIDYDGVPRVTYCHPEVASVGITEAKAKEIYGADKVIAAKFNLAGNGKSKILKTAGEIKLVQVKDGAVVGIHMVGDRMGEQVGEAQLIYNWEALPAEVAQLIHAHPTQNEALGEAHLALAGKPLHNHD
- a CDS encoding DUF4240 domain-containing protein → MDETEFWEIVDRTREAAEGDPEEHAELLVERLAQLDPDSVLDFARHFESRYNRAYTWDLWGAAWVLLDGASDDAFDYFRCWLIGQGREVFEGGVHDPDHLAELLGEFDEEIDGDGEELGYAADEAYEQLTGAVAPDLGIPLQAAEPEGAALDFENEAVLAERFPRLWDRFRG
- a CDS encoding leucyl aminopeptidase, giving the protein MTALTLSTAGPATLRADALVVGVAKGPKGLVVAAGAEAVDKAYDGKLAAVLDALGASGAEGETTKLPAPDGLKVPVVLAVGLGSVPETDESYDEEVLRRAAGAAARALHGSKKAAFALPLDDASAVTAVAEGALLGAYAFTAYQGGEKKAAGAKNGGPKLPLAEVALLGAKPRDKEHKAAAERATIVATEVNITRDLVNTPPNDLTPEAFAAVASATAKENGIKVQVLDEKALIKGGYGGIMGVGKGSENPPRLVKLSYTHPKAEKTLAFVGKGITYDSGGISLKPAGHNETMKCDMAGAAAVFASVVAAAKLGLQVNVTGWLALAENMPSGSATKPGDVLRMYTGKTVEVLNTDAEGRLVLGDALAKASEENPDAIVDVATLTGAMVLALGDRTFAVMSNDDAFRTAVHEIAEEVGEASWPMPLPADLRKTMDSPTADIANMGVRMGGGLIAGLFLQEFVGEGITWAHLDIAGPAFHEGAPYGYTPKGGTGSAVRTLVRLAERTATGDLG
- a CDS encoding serine/threonine-protein kinase, which codes for MRGEMLEGRYRLEDRLGGGGMGEVWSAWDERMRRWVAAKLVSAVPVLSGMDAEEIESRFLAEIRSAGNLPHRHTVTVHDCGETEIGGRRILYMVMERLDGRTLQEAFRESGRVPWYVLVDWAGQVAAALAAAHERGVVHRDIKPSNVILTADGVIKVLDFGIAKFLGETLYRAGRTVTGATLGTPEYMSPEQARGEPGIDQRSDLYSLGCLMYHGLAGEPPFRADSPLAVLHRQISETPAALAPQVRGLPEELDTLIAALLSKSPEDRPKSAAGVLRELRHIPGIAGKQHFSWSDEGRQAVALMDEARVVAATVRREAVRKTEGLLAEAVAKAAELEHRAAALVDEARAEAAEIRAGLAAVEDRRRMAADHLARLGELLADDRAVSLQEYGSGARPATP
- a CDS encoding GntR family transcriptional regulator, which encodes MTPPVVHSLREQIREHIVEGIVSGRWKPGERIVERRIAVELEVSQTPVREALRELETLRLIESAPNKGVRVRNLSAADLEEIYPVRAGLEQIAAELAAPRLAADCTALEPHVAALWEADRSADGTAQVRHTVGFHREMVRAAGNSVLLHTWESLGIEVFTALSIRWLGTVQKSYAEEHEALVEAFRNQDPEIGLLVKRHVLGCAPRA
- the aceE gene encoding pyruvate dehydrogenase (acetyl-transferring), homodimeric type; this encodes MSDPVGKLPSELDQLPDRDTEETAEWAASLDAVAKAAGTRRAEYLLRRTLQHAEAAGLALPKLLETDYVNTIPTASEPEFPGDEAMEARITAWNRWNAAAMVTRGSKYGVGGHIATFASAAWLYETGFQHFFRGKEADGSGDQLYIQGHASPGIYARAFLDGRVSEQQLDHFRQEAGGQGLPSYPHPRRLPWLWEFPTVSMGLGPLSAIYQARFNRYLHNRSIKDTANSHVWAFLGDGEMDEPESTAALALASREQLDNLTFVINCNLQRLDGPVRANFRVVQELEAQFRGAGWNVIKSLWGSAWDELFQLDTTGALVRRLREVPDAQFQTYATRDVAYIRQHFFGVNAELVQLAGVLSDAKIAECFHTSRGGHEPRKVYAAYKAALEHKGAPTVILAQTVKGYTLGAGFESKNANHQMKKLTIDEFKDMRDLLGLPIPDSAFADGQVPYGHPGANSPEVQYLNERRAALGGPAPARKVKHVALPAPADRSFAPLLKGSGKQEMATTMAFVRLVKDLMRDKETGKRWVPIVPDEARTFGMESLFPSAGIYSPLGQTYEPVDRDQLMYYKEAKDGQILNEGITEAGAMADFIAACTSYATHGEPMIPFYIFYSMFGWQRTADQMWQLADQLGKGFIVGATAGRTTLTGEGLQHADGHSHLIASTNPASLNYDPAFAYEIAVIVKDGLRRMYGEKPEDVFYYLTVYNEPKVQPAMPEGVEEGILKGLYRFNTAADLAEAAPAADAPKIQLMASGTAIHWVLDAQKLLAADWNVAADVWSATSWGELRRDALDCDEALLRGEMRTPYVTRALEGVTSPVLAVSDWMRQVPDQISQWVEQDYTSLGTDGFGLSDTREGARRHFGVDAQSIVVAALAQLARRGEVPASSIKEARERYGL